The genomic stretch GGCCATGGAGCGCCGCGTCACCCAGGCTGGGCGGGCCACTTCGTCCACCGCTCCACGCTGCACCCACGCCAGCGCCTGCCCCGGCCGAGGCGCCTGTTCGTTTCCGGTGACTTCCACCGCGCGCCTGGGCTCCAATCCGCTTCATGAAAGCTCTTGCCCTGCGTGAGGACCGCTTCCTCGATGTGCTCCGGCGGCTCATCGCCCTGACTCCGAAGCTGCAGAACAACCCTGGCGCGGGGCTGGTGCCCGAGGAGCGGCTGGCCGCGCAGGTGGTGCTGGACACCCTGGCGCCGCACATCGAGAGCGGCTTCATCCAGGCGGAGTCCGTGGCGGGCCCGGGCCAGGCGTCGCGTCCCTGCCTGGTGCTTACTGTTCCGGGCGAGGGGGACGGCGCCATCGGCTTCGTCGGCGCGCACTTCGACGTGGTCCCCGCGGACCAGAAGGCGGAGGGCTGGGAGCGCAGCCCCTTCGAGCTGTGGGAGGGCCCCGGCGGCGTGCTCTACGGGCGCGGCGTCACCGACTGTCTGGGGCACGTCGCCGTGCTCACCGACCTGCTGGCTCAGCTGGCCGAGCGCAAGGTGCGCCCCAGCCGCACGCTGAAGGTGGTGCTCATCTCCAACGAGGAGTCCTCGGAGCTGCCGGGCCTGGGCCTCAACTACGTGGCCGAGCAGGGGATGCTCAAGCCGCTGGACGGCCAGCCGGTGTACTGGCTGGACAGCGCCAACTTCGGCCCCACGCTGGGCACGGCGGGCGTGTCGCTGTGGGAGCTGAAGGTGACGGGCGTGGGCGGCCACTCCGGCATGCCGCAGAACTGCGTCAACGCGCTGGAGCTGGGCATGGCCGCGTCGTTGGAGCTGGCGCGCTTCTTCCACGAGCGCTTCCCGCCCACGGAGGACGAGAAGCGCTGGGGCTTCCTGTCGTCCTCCAGTCTCAAGGCCACCGTGGTGGAGGCGCCCAACACCAAGGAGACGAAGGTGCCCGCCGACGTCGTCTTGCGCGGCGACATCCGCCTCACGCCCTTCTACGACCTGGCGGAGGTGCAGAAGTCGGTGACGGACTTCATGGCGGAGCTCGACGCCCGGCTGGCGCGCGACGACGCCCCCGCGCACTTCCCGCGCACGCGCACGGCGGGCGGCAAGCGTGGTGAGCTGGCGTTCCGCTTCCAGGGGGAGGGGACCGAGGGCATCGCCTGCCGGCTGGACTCAGAGGGCCTGCGCGCCCTGAAGGAGGCCATGCAGGTGGTGCGCGGTGTGTCGGCCACGCCCTTCTCGCTCACCGGCTCGCTGCCGCTCGTGAGGGACCTGCAACGACAGGGCTGCGACGTGCAGATTACGGGCTTCGGGGACATGCAGTACTACCACGCCCCCAATGAGCAAGCCCGGCTGGAGGACTTCC from Myxococcus xanthus encodes the following:
- a CDS encoding M20/M25/M40 family metallo-hydrolase gives rise to the protein MKALALREDRFLDVLRRLIALTPKLQNNPGAGLVPEERLAAQVVLDTLAPHIESGFIQAESVAGPGQASRPCLVLTVPGEGDGAIGFVGAHFDVVPADQKAEGWERSPFELWEGPGGVLYGRGVTDCLGHVAVLTDLLAQLAERKVRPSRTLKVVLISNEESSELPGLGLNYVAEQGMLKPLDGQPVYWLDSANFGPTLGTAGVSLWELKVTGVGGHSGMPQNCVNALELGMAASLELARFFHERFPPTEDEKRWGFLSSSSLKATVVEAPNTKETKVPADVVLRGDIRLTPFYDLAEVQKSVTDFMAELDARLARDDAPAHFPRTRTAGGKRGELAFRFQGEGTEGIACRLDSEGLRALKEAMQVVRGVSATPFSLTGSLPLVRDLQRQGCDVQITGFGDMQYYHAPNEQARLEDFRQGFAILRELLVRL